A stretch of the Panicum virgatum strain AP13 chromosome 9N, P.virgatum_v5, whole genome shotgun sequence genome encodes the following:
- the LOC120692064 gene encoding uncharacterized protein LOC120692064, whose amino-acid sequence MEFYVDEKWKFSKKSRNNGSRRVPGAGAGGGDHFLKRSSSMRDGVQAIGRRGSGAGAAAGGGCGAPQPSFSSRCAGLVKEQRARFYIMRRCVTMLVCWKDCS is encoded by the coding sequence ATGGAGTTCTACGTCGACGAGAAGTGGAAGTTCTCCAAGAAGAGCCGGAACAACGGGAGCCGGCGCGTGCcgggggccggggccggcggcggggaccaTTTCCTCAAGCGGTCGTCCAGCATGCGGGACGGCGTCCAGGCGATCGGCCGGCgcgggagcggcgccggcgccgcggcgggcggcgggtgcGGCGCGCCGCAGCCGTCCTTCTCCAGCCGGTGCGCGGGGCTCGTCAAGGAGCAGCGGGCGCGCTTCTACATCATGCGCCGCTGCGTCACCATGCTCGTCTGCTGGAAGGACTGCTCgtag
- the LOC120688610 gene encoding methylmalonate-semialdehyde dehydrogenase [acylating], mitochondrial-like, which yields MAQPSKEPCKKEACNIQACLSKNMFDSRKRLLRRQRQDMTRQSLKRVQCNMGANNHAIVLPDADRDATLNALIAAGFGAAGQRCMALSTAVFVGGSESWEDELVKRASGLVVNSGMVNDADLGPVISRQAKDRICKLVQNGVDSGALLLLDGRDIVVPQFEDGNFVGPTLLADEACSPRASTSAVSLPRVMQVQLLLLRASASVFMNFSRILSCCVMDELDVLGFDRWETTVACIAIG from the exons ATGGCGCAGCCGAGCAAGGAGCCGTGCAAGAAAGAGGCGTGCAACATCCAGGCCTGTCTCTCCAAGAACATGTTCGACTCCAGGAA GCGCTTGCTGAGGAGGCAAAGGCAAGATATGACAAGGCAATCTTTAAAGCGTGTTCAG TGCAACATGGGAGCAAACAATCATGCAATTGTACTTCCTGATGCTGACAGAGATGCCACACTGAATGCCCTTATAGCTGCTGGGTTTGGTGCAGCAGGGCAGAGGTGCATGGCATTGAGCACTGCTGTTTTTGTTGGAGGTTCAGAATCATG GGAGGATGAACTTGTGAAACGTGCAAGTGGCCTCGTTGTTAATTCAGGAATGGTTAATGATGCAGACCTTGGTCCAGTGATCAGCAGACAG GCGAAGGACCGTATCTGCAAGTTAGTCCAAAATGGTGTTGACAGTGGTGCGCTTCTTTTGCTTGACGGGAGGGATATTGTG GTTCCGCAGTTTGAGGATGGCAATTTTGTTGGTCCGACCCTTCTGGCTGATGAAG CCTGTTCACCGCGTGCTTCTACTTCTGCTGTTAGCCTGCCACGAGTCATGCAAGTGCAGCTTCTGCTTCTGCGTGCTTCTGCTTCTGtcttcatgaatttctcaagaatCTTATCCTGTTGTGTGATGGATGAATTGGACGTGTTGGGATTTGATCGATGGGAAACTACTGTGGCTTGCATTGCGATCGGTTGA
- the LOC120688609 gene encoding probable tRNA (guanine(26)-N(2))-dimethyltransferase 1, with product MAEVEDYEIIREGEAEILQLKEKAAFFNPVQVHNRDMSIAVLRAFVAKRKEEHEALANKRNKSHQENKQSETSVQNGEDASTSHLDEMDVVPEKDLNQAQATKTPSWKVTRELKPPLVLEALAASGLRSLRYAREVDGLGKVVALDNDKASVDCCKWNIKFNGASSTSNVEAHLADARVYMLTHPKEFDVVDIDPYGAPSVFLDSAVQAVADGGLLMCTATDMAVLCGTNGEVCYSKYGSYPTKGKYCHEMALRILLASIESHANRYKRYIVPVLSVFMDFYVRVFVRVFTSPSEIKNTPLKLSYIYQCVGCDSFHLQCLGRSISKDSTVKHAPAIGPVVPQECSDCGKKFNVGGPIWSAPIHDQDWVVSTLAGVKSMKDRYPAYDKITSVLTTVSEELHDIPLFFNLHNIAGTVKCTSPSLVMFRSAVLNAGYRISGTHVHPLGVKSDAPWDVIWDIMRCWVKIHPIKEQPHDSPGTTILSKSPTLEADFSRAGAALSKAQMKKVKRFLPNPERHWGPKVRAGRKITSKHVSLLGPEAINSILNGAVRHEGGNGAVTDKPAPEPEGIKEDEPSTKRQKTGDDEQANEP from the exons ATGGCGGAAGTGGAGGACTACGAGATCATTAGGGAGGGTGAGGCCGAGATCCTCCAGCTCAAGGAAAAAGCCGCCTTCTTCAATCCCGTGCAG GTTCACAACAGAGACATGTCCATTGCTGTTTTAAGGGCCTTTGTtgccaagcgcaaggaagaaCATGAAGCGCTGGCGAATAAGAGGAATAAATCGCATCAAGAAAACAAACAGAGCGAAACATCTGTTCAGAATGGAGAGGATGCTTCAACTAGCCATCTTGATGAAATGGATGTTGTTCCTGAAAAGGATCtaaatcaagctcaagcaacaAAAACACCTTCCTGGAAAGTAACCAGAGAACTTAAGCcaccacttgttcttgag GCTTTGGCTGCTTCTGGGTTGAGATCTCTCCGGTATGCCCGTGAAGTTGATGGCTTAGGAAAGGTAGTTGCTCTGGACAATGATAAAG CTTCTGTCGATTGTTGCAAGTGGAATATAAAGTTCAATGGTGCTTCCTCTACTAGTAATGTGGAAGCTCACTTGGCTGATGCTCGAGTTTACATGCTCACGCATCCAAAAGAATTTGATGTG GTTGATATTGACCCTTATGGGGCACCATCTGTATTCCTCGACTCAGCTGTACAGGCTGTTGCTGATGGAGGGCTATTGATGTGCACTGCCACTGATATGGCAGTTCTTTGTGGCACCAATGGAGAAGTTTGTTACTCGAA GTATGGTTCGTACCCAACCAAGGGCAAATATTGCCATGAAATGGCTTTGAGAATCCTCCTTGCCAGTATTGAG AGCCATGCAAATCGGTACAAGAGATATATCGTGCCTGTTCTCTCTGTGTTTATGGATTTTTATGTGCGTGTTTTTGTTCGGGTGTTCAC TTCTCCAAGTGAAATAAAGAATACTCCTCTTAAACTTTCTTACATATATCAATGTGTTGGGTGTGATTCTTTCCATCTGCAATGTCTTGGGAGGAGTATTTCTAAG GATAGCACTGTGAAGCATGCACCTGCAATTGGGCCTGTTGTCCCTCAAGAATGTAGTGATTGTGGAAAGAAATTTAATGTGGGCGGGCCAATATGGTCTGCTCCTATTCATGATCAAGACTGGGTAGTTTCTACTTTGGCAGGTGTTAAGTCAATGAAGGATAGATATCCTGCATACGATAAAATTACTTCAGTTTTAACAACTGTATCAGAG GAGTTACATGACATTCCATTGTTTTTCAATCTCCATAACATAGCTGGCACCGTTAAGTGCACATCTCCATCTTTGGTTATGTTTCGGTCTGCAGTTCTAAATGCAGGCTATCGTATCTCGGGCACCCATGTTCATCCACTTGGTGTAAAATCTGATGCCCCTTGGGATGTAATTTGGGACATTATGCGCTGCTGG GTGAAGATTCATCCAATTAAGGAACAGCCCCATGACTCTCCAGGAACGACCATCCTTTCAAAGTCGCCAACGCTAGAA GCGGATTTCTCTAGAGCAGGGGCTGCCCTCAGTAAGGCTCAGATGAAGAAGGTGAAGCGGTTCCTTCCAAACCCAGAACGGCACTGGGGTCCAAAGGTCAGAGCAGGCCGGAAGATCACGAGCAAACATGTCTCTCTCTTGGGCCCTGAGGCTATCAATAGTATTCTGAATGGAGCGGTCAGACACGAAGGTGGAAATGGAGCAGTGACGGACAAGCCAGCTCCAGAACCTGAAGGGATCAAGGAAGATGAACCCTCAACCAAACGCCAAAAAACTGGTGATGACGAACAGGCAAACGAACCTTGA